The Gammaproteobacteria bacterium genomic interval TTCATGCACGTGCAGGAGATGCAGCGCATGGGAGCGGACATCCAGGTGCGGGGCAACACGGCGTTCATTCGCGGCGTCGCGGGTCTGCGCGCGGCGCCGGTGATGGCGACCGACCTGCGTGCCTCGGCCAGCCTGATCCTCGCCGGGCTGGCCGCAGAGGGCGAGACCGTGGTCGACCGGATCTACCACATCGACCGGGGATACGAGACCATCGAGGAGAAACTGGCCCAGCTCGGGGCCAATATCAAGCGGATCCCTTCCTGATGTCCGCTTCCGGTCCCGGGGCGTGGCGGGCGACGACGGTCCGGCGATGTTGAAGATCGCACTTTCCAAGGGTCGGATCCTCGATGAGACCCTGCCGTTGCTGGCGAAGGCCGGCGTGTTGCCGCTCGACGATCCCGCCACGAGCCGCAAACTGATCCTGGACACCGCTGCCGAGGCGGTGAAACTGGTC includes:
- a CDS encoding UDP-N-acetylglucosamine 1-carboxyvinyltransferase (adds enolpyruvyl to UDP-N-acetylglucosamine as a component of cell wall formation; gram-positive bacteria have 2 copies of MurA which are active); translation: FMHVQEMQRMGADIQVRGNTAFIRGVAGLRAAPVMATDLRASASLILAGLAAEGETVVDRIYHIDRGYETIEEKLAQLGANIKRIPS